From Streptomyces fungicidicus, one genomic window encodes:
- a CDS encoding VOC family protein → MAAVARLRSVVLDCPDPRELAVFYAAVGGGTPEEDGPDWVVLQIPAGPRLAFQRAPGYTAPQWPRADHGSQQFHLDFDAGGTWEEVDTAEEKVLALGAKVLDREDYESKDFRVYADPAGHPFCLCRIEQP, encoded by the coding sequence ATGGCCGCCGTGGCCCGTCTGCGTTCCGTCGTGCTCGACTGCCCCGACCCGCGCGAGCTGGCCGTCTTCTACGCGGCCGTCGGCGGCGGCACGCCCGAGGAGGACGGCCCGGACTGGGTGGTGCTCCAGATCCCGGCGGGACCGCGGCTGGCCTTCCAGCGTGCGCCGGGATACACCGCGCCCCAGTGGCCGCGCGCCGACCACGGCTCCCAGCAGTTCCACCTCGACTTCGACGCCGGCGGGACCTGGGAGGAGGTCGACACGGCCGAGGAGAAGGTGCTGGCGCTGGGGGCGAAGGTGCTGGACCGGGAGGACTACGAGAGCAAGGACTTCCGGGTCTACGCCGACCCGGCGGGGCACCCGTTCTGCCTCTGCCGGATCGAACAGCCCTGA
- a CDS encoding 5-(carboxyamino)imidazole ribonucleotide synthase: MTFPVVGMVGGGQLARMTHEAGIPLGIRFKLLSDTPQDSAAQVVGDVVVGDYRDLETLRAFARGCDVITFDHEHVPTEHLRALEADGVPVRPGPDALVHAQDKGVMRAKLDAIGVPCPRHRIVDGPEDVAAFAAEGEGFPVVLKTVRGGYDGKGVWVVDSAEEAAEPFKAGVPVLAEEKVDFVRELAANVVRSPHGQAVAYPVVESRQVNGVCDTVIAPAPGLDEELALRAEEMALNIARELGVVGHLAVELFQTRDGRILVNELAMRPHNSGHWSQDGAITSQFANHVRAVLDLPLGDPRPRAKWTVMVNVLGGDYPDMYSAYLHCMARDPQLKIHMYGKDVKPGRKVGHVNTYGDDLDDVLERARHAAGYLRGTITE, from the coding sequence GTGACGTTCCCGGTAGTCGGCATGGTCGGCGGCGGTCAGCTCGCTCGTATGACACACGAGGCAGGCATCCCCCTCGGCATCAGGTTCAAGCTCCTCAGTGACACTCCGCAGGATTCCGCGGCGCAGGTGGTCGGCGATGTCGTCGTCGGCGACTACCGCGACCTGGAGACGCTGCGCGCGTTCGCGCGCGGCTGCGACGTGATCACCTTCGACCACGAGCACGTGCCCACCGAGCACCTCAGGGCCCTCGAGGCGGACGGCGTCCCCGTCCGCCCCGGCCCCGACGCGCTCGTGCACGCCCAGGACAAGGGCGTGATGCGCGCGAAGCTCGACGCGATCGGCGTGCCCTGCCCGCGGCACCGCATCGTGGACGGCCCCGAGGACGTGGCGGCGTTCGCCGCCGAGGGGGAGGGTTTCCCCGTCGTCCTCAAGACCGTCCGCGGCGGCTACGACGGCAAGGGCGTGTGGGTCGTCGACTCCGCGGAGGAGGCCGCCGAGCCCTTCAAGGCCGGCGTTCCCGTCCTCGCCGAGGAGAAGGTCGACTTCGTGCGCGAGCTGGCCGCCAACGTGGTCCGCTCCCCGCACGGCCAGGCTGTCGCCTACCCGGTCGTGGAGTCCCGCCAGGTGAACGGCGTCTGCGACACGGTGATCGCGCCCGCCCCCGGCCTCGACGAGGAGCTCGCGCTGCGCGCCGAGGAGATGGCGCTGAACATCGCCAGGGAACTCGGCGTCGTCGGCCACCTCGCGGTCGAGCTGTTCCAGACCCGCGACGGCCGGATCCTCGTCAACGAACTCGCGATGCGCCCGCACAACTCCGGCCACTGGAGCCAGGACGGCGCGATCACCTCGCAGTTCGCCAACCACGTCCGCGCCGTCCTCGACCTCCCGCTGGGCGACCCGCGCCCGCGCGCGAAGTGGACGGTCATGGTGAACGTCCTCGGCGGCGACTACCCGGACATGTACTCCGCGTACCTGCACTGCATGGCCCGCGACCCCCAGCTGAAGATCCACATGTACGGCAAGGACGTGAAGCCCGGCCGCAAGGTCGGCCACGTCAACACCTACGGCGACGACCTGGACGACGTGCTGGAGCGCGCCCGTCACGCAGCCGGCTACCTGAGAGGCACGATCACCGAATGA
- a CDS encoding acyl-CoA dehydrogenase: MAGSADFDLYRPSEEHDMLRDSVRALAEAKIAPYAAAVDEEARFPREALDALVANDLHAVHVPEEYGGAGADALATVIVIEEVARVCASSSLIPAVNKLGSLPVILSGSEALKKKYMTPLAKGDGMFSYCLSEPDAGSDAAGMKTRAVRDGDAYVLNGVKRWITNAGESEYYTVMAVTDPEKRSRGISAFVVEKSDEGVSFGAPEKKLGIKGSPTREVYLDNVRIPADRMIGEEGTGFATAMKTLDHTRITIAAQALGIAQGALDYAKGYVRERKQFGKPIADFQGIQFMLADMAMKIEAARQLTYAAAAKSERGDSDLTFQGAAAKCFASDVAMEVTTDAVQLLGGYGYTRDYPVERMMRDAKITQIYEGTNQVQRIVMARNLP; the protein is encoded by the coding sequence TTGGCCGGATCGGCTGACTTCGACCTGTACCGCCCGTCCGAGGAGCACGACATGCTCCGCGACTCCGTCCGCGCACTGGCCGAGGCGAAGATCGCGCCGTACGCCGCCGCGGTGGACGAGGAGGCCCGCTTCCCCAGGGAGGCCCTCGACGCGCTCGTCGCGAACGACCTGCACGCCGTCCACGTGCCCGAGGAGTACGGCGGCGCCGGCGCGGACGCCCTCGCGACGGTGATCGTGATCGAGGAGGTGGCCCGCGTCTGCGCGAGCTCCTCCCTCATCCCGGCCGTCAACAAGCTGGGCTCCCTGCCGGTGATCCTCTCCGGCTCCGAGGCGCTGAAGAAGAAGTACATGACCCCGCTCGCCAAGGGCGACGGCATGTTCTCGTACTGCCTCTCCGAGCCCGACGCCGGCTCCGACGCCGCCGGTATGAAGACCAGGGCGGTCCGCGACGGCGACGCCTACGTGCTCAACGGCGTGAAGCGCTGGATCACCAACGCCGGCGAGTCCGAGTACTACACGGTGATGGCCGTCACCGACCCGGAGAAGCGCTCCAGGGGCATCTCCGCCTTCGTCGTCGAGAAGTCCGACGAGGGCGTCTCCTTCGGCGCCCCGGAGAAGAAGCTCGGCATCAAGGGCTCCCCTACCCGCGAGGTGTACCTGGACAACGTCCGCATCCCCGCCGACCGCATGATCGGCGAGGAGGGCACCGGCTTCGCCACGGCGATGAAGACGCTGGACCACACCCGCATCACCATCGCCGCCCAGGCCCTCGGCATCGCCCAGGGCGCCCTCGACTACGCCAAGGGCTACGTCAGGGAGCGCAAGCAGTTCGGCAAGCCGATCGCCGACTTCCAGGGCATCCAGTTCATGCTCGCCGACATGGCCATGAAGATCGAGGCCGCCCGCCAGCTCACGTACGCGGCCGCCGCCAAGTCCGAGCGCGGCGACAGCGACCTCACCTTCCAGGGCGCCGCCGCCAAGTGCTTCGCCTCCGACGTCGCCATGGAGGTCACCACGGACGCCGTCCAGCTGCTCGGCGGCTACGGCTACACGCGTGACTACCCGGTCGAGCGGATGATGCGCGACGCGAAGATCACCCAGATATACGAGGGCACGAACCAGGTCCAGCGCATCGTGATGGCCCGCAACCTGCCGTAA
- the purE gene encoding 5-(carboxyamino)imidazole ribonucleotide mutase, with protein sequence MSPVVGIVMGSDSDWPVMEAAAKALDEFEIGYEVDVVSAHRMPREMIAYGEQAADRGLKAIIAGAGGAAHLPGMLASVTPLPVIGVPVPLKYLDGMDSLLSIVQMPAGVPVATVSVGGARNAGLLAARILASHDEELLGRMREFQQELNDQATEKGKRLRSKVEGSASGFGFGK encoded by the coding sequence ATGAGCCCGGTCGTAGGCATTGTCATGGGGTCGGACTCCGACTGGCCCGTCATGGAGGCGGCCGCCAAGGCCCTCGACGAGTTCGAGATCGGCTACGAGGTCGACGTCGTCTCCGCGCACCGCATGCCCCGCGAGATGATCGCGTACGGCGAGCAGGCCGCGGACCGTGGACTCAAGGCGATCATCGCGGGCGCGGGCGGCGCCGCCCACCTCCCCGGCATGCTCGCCTCGGTCACCCCGCTGCCGGTCATCGGTGTGCCCGTGCCGCTGAAGTACCTCGACGGCATGGACTCCCTGCTGTCCATCGTGCAGATGCCGGCCGGGGTCCCGGTCGCCACCGTCTCCGTGGGCGGGGCGCGCAACGCGGGCCTGCTCGCGGCCCGGATCCTCGCCAGCCACGACGAGGAACTCCTCGGCCGCATGCGGGAGTTCCAGCAGGAGCTGAACGACCAGGCGACCGAGAAGGGCAAGCGCCTGCGGTCCAAGGTCGAGGGGTCCGCGAGCGGCTTCGGCTTCGGGAAGTGA
- a CDS encoding phospholipase D-like domain-containing protein: protein MTTPQAERQRLRRRLERLLGIAATEGNELLPLRNGDQIFPAMLAAVRAAEHTIDMMTFVYWRGDIAREFADALAERARSGVRVRLLLDGFGAKEIEPELLDAMDAAGVQVAWFRKPTRLSPMRQNHRCHRKVLVTDEHTAFTGGVGIAEEWCGDARHPGEWRDTHVQVRGPAVDGIAAAFAQNWAECHDDLYDEHDRFTAQEQPGRATVQVVRGSASFGWQDMQTLLRVVITSARERFRLSTAYFAPDVYFIDLLADAARRGVRVEILLPGPHTDQRACLLAGRQHYQTLIDAGVEVREYQPTMLHTKVITVDGVCSLIGSTNFNRRSLEHDEEVMLAVLDKDFTAALDADFDADRKLSEPVDPDRWRRRPLAARLAEAAVTPIRRFL, encoded by the coding sequence ATGACCACACCACAGGCGGAGAGGCAACGGCTGCGCAGACGGCTGGAGCGGCTCCTCGGCATCGCGGCGACCGAGGGCAACGAGCTCCTGCCGCTGCGCAACGGCGACCAGATCTTCCCCGCGATGCTGGCGGCGGTCCGCGCCGCAGAGCACACCATCGACATGATGACGTTCGTCTACTGGCGCGGGGACATCGCGCGGGAGTTCGCCGACGCCCTGGCCGAGCGGGCACGCTCGGGGGTCCGGGTGCGGCTGCTGCTGGACGGTTTCGGGGCCAAGGAGATCGAGCCGGAACTCCTGGACGCCATGGACGCGGCCGGGGTCCAGGTGGCCTGGTTCCGCAAGCCCACCCGGCTGTCGCCGATGCGGCAGAACCACCGCTGCCACCGCAAGGTCCTGGTGACCGACGAGCACACCGCCTTCACCGGGGGCGTCGGCATCGCCGAGGAGTGGTGCGGGGACGCCCGCCACCCCGGCGAGTGGCGCGACACGCACGTCCAGGTCCGGGGGCCCGCCGTGGACGGGATCGCCGCGGCCTTCGCCCAGAACTGGGCCGAGTGCCACGACGACCTGTACGACGAGCACGACCGGTTCACCGCCCAGGAGCAGCCGGGGCGGGCCACCGTCCAGGTCGTGCGGGGCTCGGCCAGCTTCGGCTGGCAGGACATGCAGACCCTGCTGCGCGTCGTGATCACGTCGGCGCGGGAGCGCTTCCGGCTGTCCACGGCCTACTTCGCCCCGGACGTCTACTTCATCGACCTGCTCGCCGACGCCGCCCGCCGGGGGGTGCGCGTCGAGATACTGCTGCCCGGCCCGCACACCGACCAGCGGGCCTGTCTGCTGGCCGGACGCCAGCACTACCAGACCCTGATCGACGCCGGCGTGGAGGTGCGGGAGTACCAGCCGACCATGCTGCACACGAAGGTCATCACGGTGGACGGCGTCTGCTCCCTCATCGGCTCCACCAACTTCAACCGCCGCTCCCTGGAGCACGACGAGGAGGTCATGCTGGCCGTCCTCGACAAGGACTTCACGGCCGCGCTGGACGCCGACTTCGACGCCGACCGCAAGCTGAGCGAGCCCGTCGACCCGGACCGCTGGAGGCGGCGCCCGCTGGCCGCACGCCTCGCCGAGGCCGCGGTCACCCCGATCCGCCGCTTCCTGTGA
- a CDS encoding LCP family protein: MTDWPEARPNDNRGGRYGRGSGSAQPEGARVMRQVRRGPAAPPGQGAYGGVPQQPSYVDGQGHGGHDGYDSGYNTGQVYGGSGGPGGGGGYAPQRPAPDWRRRIKVTAITLVTVLLVTTVATYFWADSKLNREVDLSKVIERPEKGEGTNYLIVGSDSREGMSDEDKKKLHTGSAEGKRTDSMMILHTGGNGPTLISLPRDSNVEIPSFKGSDSGKTYPATGRQVKLNAAYAEDGPELLVRTVEFNTGLHIDHYVEIGFGGFASIVDAVGGVEIDLPQDIKDTKSGADLKKGKQTLNGEEALAFVRTRYALAGSDLDRTKNQQKFLSALANQVATPGTVLNPFKLYPTMGAGLDSLIVDEDMGLFDLADMFWSMKGVSSGEGTSMNMPIAGSSGGNLLWDKAKVKQLVNELNNDEKVTVKGN; encoded by the coding sequence ATGACTGATTGGCCCGAGGCACGGCCCAACGACAACCGCGGCGGACGCTACGGACGCGGCAGCGGGAGCGCACAGCCCGAGGGCGCCCGGGTCATGCGGCAGGTACGCCGCGGACCGGCGGCCCCTCCCGGGCAGGGCGCGTACGGCGGTGTCCCGCAGCAGCCGTCGTATGTGGACGGCCAGGGCCACGGCGGTCACGACGGCTACGACAGCGGCTACAACACGGGCCAGGTGTACGGCGGATCCGGCGGGCCGGGCGGTGGCGGCGGTTACGCCCCGCAGCGTCCCGCGCCGGACTGGCGCCGCCGCATCAAGGTGACGGCGATCACCCTGGTGACCGTGCTGCTGGTGACGACCGTCGCCACGTACTTCTGGGCCGACTCCAAGCTGAACCGCGAGGTCGACCTGTCGAAGGTGATCGAGCGGCCCGAGAAGGGCGAGGGCACCAACTACCTGATCGTCGGCTCCGACAGCCGCGAGGGCATGTCCGACGAGGACAAGAAGAAGCTGCACACCGGGTCCGCCGAGGGCAAGCGCACGGACTCGATGATGATCCTGCACACCGGCGGCAACGGCCCTACCCTGATCTCCCTCCCCCGGGACTCGAACGTCGAGATCCCGTCCTTCAAGGGCTCCGACTCCGGCAAGACCTACCCCGCAACCGGCCGCCAGGTGAAGCTCAACGCCGCGTACGCCGAGGACGGGCCCGAACTACTGGTCCGCACGGTCGAGTTCAACACCGGCCTGCACATCGACCACTACGTGGAGATCGGCTTCGGCGGCTTCGCGAGCATCGTGGACGCGGTGGGCGGCGTGGAGATCGACCTCCCGCAGGACATCAAGGACACCAAGTCCGGCGCCGACCTCAAGAAGGGCAAGCAGACCCTGAACGGCGAGGAGGCCCTCGCCTTCGTCCGCACCCGGTACGCGCTGGCGGGCTCCGACCTGGACCGTACGAAGAACCAGCAGAAGTTCCTCTCGGCCCTCGCCAACCAGGTGGCCACGCCGGGCACGGTGCTGAACCCCTTCAAGCTGTACCCGACCATGGGCGCCGGCCTGGACTCCCTGATCGTCGACGAGGACATGGGCCTGTTCGACCTGGCCGACATGTTCTGGTCGATGAAGGGCGTCAGCAGCGGCGAGGGCACGTCCATGAACATGCCCATCGCGGGTTCCAGCGGCGGCAACCTGCTCTGGGACAAGGCGAAGGTGAAGCAGCTGGTGAACGAGCTGAACAACGACGAGAAGGTCACCGTCAAGGGCAACTGA
- a CDS encoding CGNR zinc finger domain-containing protein encodes MSERAAPPGTLVLVRDLVNTLDVESGVDTLDTADVRARLGITGESAAQARELRESLRATLLAHAGHPPHREVTPLGELLARAPLVVTVDPVDGTAGLAPVDDGPLLSRVAAAVAEAVTAGTWDRLKACEAADCLWAYYDRSPAGRGRWCSMQVCGARAKMRRYRAKEA; translated from the coding sequence ATGAGCGAGAGAGCGGCCCCGCCCGGGACACTCGTCCTGGTCCGGGACCTGGTCAACACCCTGGACGTCGAGTCGGGCGTTGACACGCTGGACACGGCGGACGTCCGCGCGCGTCTCGGCATCACCGGGGAATCGGCAGCACAGGCCCGCGAACTGCGCGAGTCGCTGCGCGCCACGCTGCTCGCCCACGCCGGGCACCCGCCGCACCGCGAGGTCACCCCGCTCGGCGAGCTGCTCGCCCGGGCCCCGCTGGTGGTCACGGTCGACCCGGTGGACGGCACGGCCGGCCTCGCCCCCGTCGACGACGGGCCGCTGCTCTCCCGCGTGGCCGCGGCCGTCGCGGAGGCGGTCACGGCGGGCACCTGGGACCGGCTGAAGGCGTGCGAGGCCGCCGACTGCCTCTGGGCGTACTACGACCGCAGCCCCGCCGGACGCGGCCGCTGGTGCTCCATGCAGGTGTGCGGGGCCCGCGCGAAGATGCGCCGCTACCGGGCGAAGGAGGCGTAG
- a CDS encoding VOC family protein, producing MSLAKVGAVVLDCPDPHALAGFYAGVLGGTVVDEEDWVELKVPGGPVVAFQTAPEYVPPTWPSPEGSQQFHLDLTVEDLDAAEKEVLALGAKPLDADDRARTFRVYADPAGHPFCLCAC from the coding sequence ATGTCCCTTGCCAAGGTGGGAGCCGTCGTCCTGGACTGTCCGGACCCGCACGCGCTGGCCGGCTTCTACGCCGGGGTGCTGGGCGGCACCGTGGTCGACGAGGAGGACTGGGTCGAGCTGAAGGTGCCCGGCGGCCCGGTCGTCGCCTTCCAGACGGCCCCGGAGTACGTCCCGCCCACGTGGCCGTCCCCCGAGGGCTCGCAGCAGTTCCACCTGGACCTGACGGTCGAGGATCTCGACGCCGCCGAGAAGGAGGTGCTGGCGCTGGGCGCGAAGCCGCTGGACGCCGACGACCGGGCGCGGACCTTCCGGGTTTACGCGGATCCGGCCGGGCACCCGTTCTGCCTCTGTGCCTGCTGA
- a CDS encoding four-helix bundle copper-binding protein, producing the protein MTQQQPTTMEPMSKEMQDCVQACMACHGVCEETLSSCLQTGGQDRTRIMRALMDCSEMTRLCADMMMRRSPLANEMCMMCAQACDMCAEACMSLPDDDRMTRCAESCRRCSEMCRAMAGATM; encoded by the coding sequence ATGACTCAGCAGCAGCCGACCACCATGGAACCGATGAGCAAGGAGATGCAGGACTGCGTCCAGGCGTGCATGGCCTGCCACGGTGTGTGCGAGGAGACCCTGAGCTCCTGTCTGCAGACGGGCGGCCAGGACCGGACGCGGATCATGCGGGCGCTCATGGACTGCTCGGAGATGACCCGCCTGTGCGCGGACATGATGATGCGCCGCTCGCCGCTGGCGAACGAGATGTGCATGATGTGCGCGCAGGCGTGCGACATGTGCGCCGAGGCGTGCATGTCCCTGCCGGACGACGACCGGATGACGCGCTGCGCCGAGTCCTGTCGCCGCTGCTCCGAGATGTGCCGCGCGATGGCCGGCGCCACGATGTGA
- a CDS encoding dipeptidase, which produces MADLQDDLHTAAEIGRVDEPYPQEAVVVAPETYEPVSDPDAEPLTRARAVLAAHPVADGCSGLPWALRRLPWYDLDLGESGLDTDVPRLREGRVGAVFWSLRLPEGAEGDRAVGAALDQLDLAKGVVAAHDGGLRPARTAGDVSDARNCGRVAVLFGPAGAAALGDSLSVLRALHALGLRVLTLAGASWAGAGGLTRFGEEVVREMNRLGVIADLSYASTPVIRRVLTVSKAPVLFSRSAARDLRPHPANLPDELLAEVGRAKGLCMVPLAAEQSGTTVRDVADHLDRVRAVAGPECVGLSGTYDTGGAHPQELGDTSCYPTLIAELLRRGWDEAEVALLTWGNVQRVLRAAGFAAHVAQQRRPPSTATIADLDRP; this is translated from the coding sequence ATGGCCGATCTCCAGGACGACCTGCACACCGCCGCCGAGATAGGCCGCGTCGACGAGCCGTATCCGCAGGAGGCTGTCGTCGTCGCGCCGGAGACGTACGAGCCGGTCTCCGACCCGGACGCCGAGCCCCTCACCCGGGCCCGGGCCGTTCTCGCCGCCCACCCCGTCGCCGACGGCTGCAGCGGGCTGCCGTGGGCGCTGCGACGGCTGCCCTGGTACGACCTCGACCTCGGGGAGAGCGGCCTCGACACGGACGTGCCCCGGCTGCGCGAGGGCCGGGTCGGCGCCGTGTTCTGGTCGCTGCGCCTGCCCGAGGGCGCGGAGGGCGACCGGGCCGTCGGCGCCGCCCTGGACCAGCTGGACCTGGCGAAGGGGGTGGTCGCCGCCCACGACGGGGGCCTGCGCCCCGCCCGCACGGCGGGAGACGTCAGCGACGCCCGCAACTGCGGCCGGGTCGCCGTGCTGTTCGGCCCCGCCGGTGCCGCCGCCCTCGGCGACTCCCTGAGCGTCCTGCGCGCGCTGCACGCCCTCGGACTGCGGGTGCTCACCCTGGCGGGCGCCTCCTGGGCGGGAGCGGGCGGACTGACCCGGTTCGGCGAGGAGGTCGTCCGCGAGATGAACCGGCTCGGCGTGATCGCCGACCTCTCGTACGCCTCCACCCCGGTGATCCGCCGCGTCCTCACCGTCTCCAAGGCGCCCGTGCTGTTCAGCCGCTCCGCCGCCCGCGACCTGCGCCCTCACCCCGCCAACCTCCCCGACGAACTGCTCGCCGAGGTGGGCAGGGCCAAGGGCCTGTGCATGGTGCCGCTGGCCGCCGAGCAGTCGGGCACGACCGTCCGGGACGTCGCCGACCACCTCGACCGGGTCCGCGCGGTCGCCGGACCGGAGTGCGTCGGTCTCTCCGGGACGTACGACACCGGCGGCGCCCATCCGCAGGAGCTGGGCGACACCTCCTGCTACCCGACGCTCATCGCCGAGCTGCTGCGTCGCGGCTGGGACGAGGCCGAGGTCGCGCTGCTGACCTGGGGCAACGTCCAGCGGGTGCTGCGCGCCGCCGGATTCGCCGCCCATGTGGCCCAGCAGCGCCGGCCCCCGTCGACGGCGACCATCGCCGATCTGGACCGGCCCTGA
- a CDS encoding dipeptidase: MGSPASLGEARALLAEFPVVDGHNDLPWALREQVRYDLGARDITGDQSAHLHTDIPRLRAGGVGAQFWSVYVRADLPDAVPATLEQIDCVRRLLERYPEDLAPALTAADMEAARGQGRIASLMGAEGGHSIANSLGTLRGLYDLGVRYLTLTHNFNVAWADSATDEPGVGGLSAFGREVVREMNRLGMLVDLSHVAATTMRDALDTTSAPVIFSHSSARAVCDHPRNIPDDVLERLPANGGVAMVTFVPKFVLQAAVDWTAAADDNMRAHGFHHLDTTADAMAVHRAFEEAHPRPVATVSTVADHLDHMREAAGIDHLGIGGDYDGTAFTPDGLNDVSGYPNLIAELLDRGWSRTDLAKLTWRNAVRVLGAAEDVARDLRATRAPSHATLESLDG; encoded by the coding sequence ATGGGTTCCCCGGCGTCCCTCGGCGAAGCCCGGGCGCTGCTCGCCGAGTTCCCCGTCGTCGACGGGCACAACGACCTGCCCTGGGCGCTGCGCGAACAGGTCCGCTACGACCTCGGCGCCCGCGACATCACCGGCGACCAGTCCGCCCATCTGCACACCGACATCCCCCGGCTGCGGGCGGGCGGGGTCGGCGCCCAGTTCTGGTCGGTGTACGTCCGCGCGGACCTGCCGGACGCGGTGCCCGCCACCCTGGAACAGATCGACTGCGTACGGCGGTTGCTGGAGCGGTACCCGGAGGACCTGGCGCCCGCGCTGACCGCCGCCGACATGGAGGCGGCGCGCGGACAGGGCCGTATCGCCTCCCTGATGGGCGCGGAGGGCGGTCACTCGATCGCGAACTCCCTCGGCACCCTGCGCGGGTTGTACGACCTGGGCGTGCGCTATCTGACCCTCACGCACAACTTCAACGTGGCGTGGGCGGACTCGGCGACCGACGAGCCCGGTGTGGGCGGACTGTCGGCGTTCGGCCGCGAGGTGGTGCGGGAGATGAACCGGCTCGGGATGCTGGTCGACCTCTCCCACGTCGCCGCCACGACCATGCGGGACGCGCTGGACACCACCTCGGCGCCGGTGATCTTCTCCCACTCCTCCGCCCGCGCGGTCTGCGACCACCCGCGCAACATCCCGGACGACGTGCTGGAGCGGCTGCCCGCCAACGGCGGCGTCGCGATGGTGACGTTCGTGCCGAAGTTCGTGCTCCAGGCCGCCGTCGACTGGACGGCCGCGGCCGACGACAACATGCGCGCGCACGGCTTCCACCACCTCGACACCACCGCGGACGCGATGGCGGTCCACCGCGCCTTCGAGGAGGCCCACCCGCGTCCGGTGGCGACGGTCTCCACGGTCGCCGACCATCTGGACCACATGCGCGAGGCGGCCGGCATCGACCACCTCGGCATCGGCGGCGACTACGACGGCACGGCCTTCACCCCGGACGGCCTGAACGACGTCTCCGGCTACCCGAACCTGATCGCGGAGCTGCTCGACCGCGGCTGGTCCAGGACCGATCTGGCGAAGCTCACCTGGCGGAACGCGGTGCGGGTGCTGGGCGCCGCCGAGGACGTGGCCCGGGACCTGCGGGCGACCCGCGCGCCCTCCCACGCCACGCTGGAGTCGCTCGACGGCTGA
- a CDS encoding UDP-glucose dehydrogenase family protein, whose protein sequence is MALKITVIGTGYLGATHAAAMAELGFEVLGLDVVPEKIEKLRRGEVPMYEPGLEELLHKHVAGIEGSSGRLRFTMDWAEAGEFGDIHFVCVNTPQRHGEYACDMSYVDSAIASLAPHLKGPALVVGKSTVPVGSADRLAAYLAEHAPAGADVELAWNPEFLREGFAVEDTLHPDRLVVGVRGERAEKLLREVYATPVAEGSPFVVTDFATAELVKTSANSFLATKISFINAMAEVCEAADGDVAKLAEAIGYDDRIGKKFLRAGIGFGGGCLPKDIRAFMARAGELGADQALTFLREIDSINMRQRGRMVELTRQELGGGAFLGKRVAVLGATFKPDSDDVRDSPALNVAGQIHLQGGQVTVYDPKGMDNARSLFPTLGYADSALEAVRGADVVLHLTEWREFRELDAQALGEAAAQRLILDGRNALDPEVWRKAGWRYRGMGRPTA, encoded by the coding sequence ATGGCCCTCAAGATCACCGTGATCGGGACCGGTTATCTCGGCGCGACCCACGCGGCGGCCATGGCGGAGCTGGGGTTCGAGGTGCTGGGCCTGGACGTCGTACCGGAGAAGATCGAGAAGCTCCGGCGCGGTGAGGTCCCGATGTACGAGCCGGGGCTCGAGGAACTGCTGCACAAGCACGTGGCGGGCATCGAGGGGTCCAGCGGACGGCTGCGGTTCACCATGGACTGGGCGGAGGCCGGCGAGTTCGGCGACATCCACTTCGTCTGCGTGAACACCCCGCAGCGGCACGGCGAGTACGCCTGCGACATGTCGTACGTCGACTCCGCGATCGCCTCGCTCGCGCCGCACCTGAAGGGGCCCGCGCTGGTCGTGGGCAAGTCGACGGTGCCGGTCGGGTCGGCCGACCGGCTGGCCGCCTACCTGGCCGAGCACGCCCCGGCCGGGGCGGACGTCGAGCTGGCGTGGAACCCGGAGTTCCTGCGCGAGGGGTTCGCCGTCGAGGACACCCTGCACCCGGACCGCCTCGTGGTGGGGGTGCGCGGCGAGCGGGCGGAGAAGCTGCTGCGCGAGGTGTACGCCACCCCGGTCGCGGAGGGCTCGCCGTTCGTGGTGACCGACTTCGCGACGGCCGAGCTGGTGAAGACGTCCGCGAACTCCTTCCTGGCCACCAAGATCTCGTTCATCAACGCGATGGCCGAGGTGTGCGAGGCCGCGGACGGTGACGTCGCCAAGCTGGCGGAGGCCATCGGCTACGACGACCGGATCGGCAAGAAGTTCCTGCGGGCCGGTATCGGCTTCGGCGGCGGCTGTCTGCCGAAGGACATCCGGGCGTTCATGGCGCGCGCCGGAGAGCTGGGCGCCGACCAGGCGCTGACGTTCCTGCGGGAGATCGACTCGATCAACATGCGCCAGCGCGGCCGGATGGTGGAGCTGACGAGGCAGGAGCTGGGCGGCGGCGCGTTCCTGGGCAAGCGGGTGGCGGTGCTGGGCGCGACCTTCAAGCCGGACTCGGACGACGTGCGGGACTCCCCGGCGCTGAACGTGGCCGGGCAGATCCACCTCCAGGGCGGCCAGGTCACGGTGTACGACCCGAAGGGCATGGACAACGCCCGCAGCCTCTTCCCCACGCTGGGCTACGCCGACTCGGCGCTGGAGGCGGTGCGCGGCGCGGACGTGGTGCTGCACCTGACGGAGTGGCGGGAGTTCCGCGAGCTGGACGCTCAGGCGCTGGGCGAGGCCGCGGCGCAGCGGCTCATCCTCGACGGCCGCAACGCGCTGGACCCCGAGGTCTGGCGCAAGGCCGGCTGGCGCTACCGCGGCATGGGCCGCCCCACCGCGTAG